From Triticum urartu cultivar G1812 chromosome 2, Tu2.1, whole genome shotgun sequence, a single genomic window includes:
- the LOC125541562 gene encoding phytosulfokines 4-like: protein MARATTLVLVAALAVLLLLASGPAGATAARTSPKDVATASPNEKVAAAAAEDHECEMMAGEKQRDECMARRTLAAHTDYIYTQEKHN from the exons ATGGCGAGGGCAACGACACTGGTGCTCGTGGCCGCGctcgccgtcctcctcctcctcgcctccgGCCCCGCGGGCGCCACGGCCGCCCGGACCTCGCCCAAGGACGTGGCAACGGCATCTCCCAACGAG AAggtcgcggcggcggcggcggaagaCCACGAGTGCGAGATGATGGCCGGCGAGAAGCAGCGGGATGAGTGCATGGCGAGAAGGACGCTCGCCGCGCACACGGACTACATCTACACCCAGGAGAAGCACAACTAG